From the Gallaecimonas mangrovi genome, one window contains:
- a CDS encoding S9 family peptidase, which yields MKKALIPLAMSVVLAACATTTDSSRQTPAPAAKPDYQVATPVTMRDASGHPTLAKIMSDPQWIARSPQQPFIGANGQVYFWQQKKGSDEIYELMTVSNDGKITEVPDQDRYKHVDSGVWKDGLHAYSYAGNLYLQHNGELQQLTGTSDDDSDPQFLNDGRIAFHRNNAVYTVNPKSGLVKLLAQIELKDQPEKLEKAETYLQTEQKKLIKWVDKKYYQRPKAQLEENEQLQAADPTANPQPFYLGKGLRLVEMSLSKDGSKLLVVTEKDVPARAEKDILPNYLGRSGEVEIRPVRQRVADWKPNPQVFTLIDLKTRSEKHLALKDLPGIDKDPIAKVREENRKAGYKVDAFKGPRAVSLIEDWGWHQSAIQWSDDGKLALMLEAQDNKDRWLVTANLKTGALTTQHHLHDSAWINYQYNDFGWLKNDSLWYQSEQSGYSHLYLKPWGAKAKQLNSGAWEVHNPVVSPDQKSIYFKANVKHPGIYEVYKVDLATDKQTALTDLNGMTDFVLSPDGKKLVLTHSKVLSPPELYSMSSQGGKPEQLTHTVSKAFEDSPWIAPKIVAVPSSHTKQPIYAKVYLPKNYDPSKHYPAVVFNHGAGYLQEVHMGWSDYFREFMFNSLLATKGYVVLDMDYRASEGYGRDWRTAIYRDMGHPEVEDLKDGVNYIAKHYGVDKSRVGTYGGSYGGFLTFMSLYTAPDLFKVGAALRPVADWANYNAPYTSNILNLPGNDPIAYHRSSPIYFAQNLQSKLLIMSGILDDNVFFQDSIRMVQHLIELHKTNHFSIEPYPVEHHGFREPSSWLDEYQRIFNLMQSNLK from the coding sequence ATGAAAAAAGCCCTTATTCCTCTGGCCATGTCGGTAGTGTTGGCGGCTTGTGCCACTACCACCGATAGCAGCAGACAGACGCCGGCTCCGGCCGCCAAACCCGACTATCAAGTAGCAACCCCTGTCACCATGCGTGATGCCAGCGGGCATCCTACCTTGGCTAAAATTATGAGCGACCCACAGTGGATCGCCCGCAGTCCACAGCAGCCCTTTATCGGTGCCAACGGCCAGGTGTATTTCTGGCAGCAGAAAAAAGGCAGCGATGAAATTTACGAGCTGATGACCGTTAGTAACGACGGCAAAATTACCGAGGTGCCAGACCAAGACCGCTATAAGCATGTTGACAGTGGTGTTTGGAAAGACGGCCTGCATGCCTACAGCTACGCCGGTAATCTTTACCTGCAACACAATGGCGAACTGCAGCAGCTCACCGGCACCAGCGATGACGACAGCGACCCGCAATTTTTAAACGACGGCCGTATCGCTTTTCATCGCAACAATGCGGTGTACACCGTTAACCCGAAAAGTGGCTTAGTGAAATTACTGGCACAAATTGAGCTAAAAGATCAGCCAGAAAAATTAGAAAAAGCCGAAACGTATCTGCAGACTGAACAGAAAAAACTCATCAAATGGGTAGATAAAAAATACTACCAGCGCCCCAAAGCGCAGCTTGAGGAAAACGAGCAGTTACAAGCAGCAGATCCTACCGCTAACCCACAGCCTTTTTACTTAGGCAAAGGCCTACGGCTGGTGGAAATGAGCTTGTCTAAAGACGGCTCAAAACTGCTGGTTGTCACAGAAAAAGACGTCCCGGCGCGTGCTGAAAAGGACATTTTGCCCAATTACCTAGGCCGCAGTGGGGAAGTGGAAATTCGCCCCGTTCGCCAACGGGTTGCCGATTGGAAGCCTAACCCGCAAGTGTTCACACTGATCGATTTGAAAACCCGCAGTGAAAAACACCTAGCACTGAAAGATTTGCCGGGTATCGACAAAGATCCCATAGCCAAAGTGCGGGAAGAGAACCGTAAAGCCGGTTACAAGGTTGATGCCTTTAAAGGCCCCCGTGCGGTTAGCTTGATTGAAGATTGGGGCTGGCATCAGTCTGCTATTCAGTGGAGTGACGACGGTAAACTGGCGCTGATGCTTGAAGCGCAAGATAACAAAGACCGTTGGTTAGTTACCGCTAACCTTAAAACGGGCGCCCTGACCACCCAGCATCATTTGCATGACAGTGCCTGGATCAACTACCAATACAATGATTTTGGTTGGCTGAAAAACGACAGCCTTTGGTACCAGTCCGAGCAAAGCGGCTACAGCCACTTGTACTTAAAGCCTTGGGGCGCCAAAGCCAAGCAGCTTAATAGCGGTGCTTGGGAAGTACATAACCCGGTGGTAAGCCCGGACCAAAAGAGCATTTATTTTAAAGCCAACGTTAAACACCCCGGCATCTACGAGGTGTACAAGGTTGATTTAGCGACCGATAAACAAACCGCACTGACTGACCTTAATGGCATGACCGATTTTGTGTTAAGTCCAGACGGTAAAAAGTTGGTGCTGACTCACTCAAAAGTGCTGAGCCCCCCGGAGCTCTACAGCATGAGCAGCCAGGGCGGTAAGCCCGAGCAGCTGACTCACACCGTGAGTAAAGCCTTTGAAGACAGCCCCTGGATAGCGCCCAAAATTGTGGCGGTGCCCTCAAGCCATACCAAGCAGCCTATCTACGCCAAGGTTTATCTGCCGAAAAACTACGACCCAAGTAAGCATTACCCCGCAGTGGTGTTTAACCACGGCGCAGGCTACTTGCAAGAAGTGCACATGGGCTGGAGCGACTACTTCCGCGAGTTCATGTTTAACAGCTTGCTAGCCACCAAAGGTTACGTTGTGCTGGATATGGACTACCGCGCTTCCGAAGGCTACGGCCGTGACTGGCGTACCGCGATTTACCGCGATATGGGTCATCCGGAAGTGGAAGACTTAAAAGACGGCGTTAACTACATTGCCAAGCATTATGGTGTGGATAAGAGCAGGGTAGGGACCTACGGCGGCTCTTACGGCGGCTTCTTGACCTTTATGAGCCTTTACACCGCGCCTGATTTGTTCAAAGTAGGGGCGGCGCTGCGTCCGGTTGCCGACTGGGCTAACTACAATGCGCCTTATACCTCCAATATTTTGAACCTGCCGGGCAATGACCCTATTGCTTATCACCGCAGTTCACCGATTTACTTTGCCCAGAACCTGCAAAGCAAGCTGCTGATCATGTCGGGTATTTTGGACGATAATGTCTTTTTCCAAGATTCCATTCGCATGGTTCAGCACTTGATTGAGCTGCACAAAACCAACCACTTCAGCATTGAACCCTATCCGGTTGAACACCACGGATTCCGCGAGCCTTCTAGCTGGCTTGACGAATATCAGCGGATCTTCAACCTGATGCAGTCTAATCTGAAATAA
- a CDS encoding M13 family metallopeptidase yields the protein MTKLSHLALAVTLGLGISTATWADSSSTSTSAEQTKPVSGIELANFDKSVSPKNDFYHYVNGTWLKNTPIPADKSNYGSFTKLYDDSQAALKTIIEEDAAQKDAAPNSDAQKIGDFYKSYMNTALIEQLGLTPIQADLDAIRDLEGHAAVAQEMGKLALQGVTLPIGFYVYADAKDSMKNAAYMDQSGLGLPNRDYYLDKSAKYQKIRDAYVQYVADQLKNAGFDHTEKRAKAILALETKLAKAQWDKVKNRDPNATYNKESAAALAKTLHSFYYDQYATASGIDKAHNIIVGQPSYFAAFGKLFGKVPVDTWQSYMAFHLVDNYARLLPKQIADRSFAFHGKLLSGTEEQAPRWKQAVDASDQVLGMMVGKAYVKRYFKPEAKARMEQLVQNILDAYADSIKHLDWMSEKTKQAALVKLSKFTPKIGYPDKWKSYDGLTIKADELVGNYRRYAAFEYKDMLDKLDKPVDRSEWGMTPQTVNAYYNPVANEIVFPAAILQPPFFNPKADDAVNYGGIGAVIGHEIGHGFDDSGANFDGDGNLHNWWTKEDLKKFKARTQQLAAQYSSYYPFPDAHVNGNFTLGENIGDLGGLTMAYKAYHMSLNGKTAPVMDGFTGDQRFFIGWAQVWRRNYREAELRKRLNTDPHSPSQYRANGTVENVPAFYKAFDVKEGDKMYVAPDKRVKIW from the coding sequence ATGACCAAATTGAGTCACTTGGCACTGGCCGTGACCCTCGGCTTAGGGATAAGCACCGCCACTTGGGCCGATAGTTCCTCAACCAGCACATCAGCAGAACAAACAAAGCCGGTATCAGGAATCGAGCTGGCCAACTTTGATAAAAGTGTTTCCCCCAAAAACGACTTCTATCACTACGTTAACGGTACCTGGCTGAAAAACACTCCCATTCCGGCTGACAAATCTAACTACGGCTCTTTCACGAAGCTGTATGACGACAGCCAAGCGGCTCTGAAAACCATCATTGAAGAAGATGCCGCCCAAAAAGATGCCGCGCCAAACTCTGATGCCCAGAAAATTGGCGATTTCTACAAGTCCTACATGAATACCGCGCTGATTGAGCAACTGGGGCTAACGCCAATTCAAGCCGACCTAGACGCTATTCGCGACCTCGAAGGCCATGCTGCTGTTGCCCAGGAAATGGGTAAGCTGGCGCTGCAAGGTGTGACCTTGCCTATCGGCTTTTATGTGTATGCCGATGCCAAAGACTCCATGAAAAATGCTGCGTACATGGACCAGTCCGGTCTTGGCCTGCCAAACCGCGATTACTACTTGGATAAATCTGCCAAGTACCAAAAAATTCGTGATGCCTACGTACAGTATGTGGCCGACCAGCTGAAAAACGCCGGTTTCGACCACACCGAAAAACGTGCCAAAGCCATATTGGCGCTGGAAACCAAGCTGGCGAAAGCACAATGGGACAAGGTGAAAAACCGCGACCCGAATGCGACGTACAACAAAGAATCCGCCGCCGCGCTTGCCAAAACGCTGCACAGCTTTTACTACGACCAGTACGCTACAGCGTCCGGTATTGATAAAGCCCACAACATCATTGTTGGCCAGCCTTCTTATTTCGCTGCCTTCGGCAAGCTGTTCGGTAAGGTGCCAGTTGATACCTGGCAGTCTTATATGGCGTTCCACCTAGTGGACAACTACGCCAGGTTATTGCCGAAACAGATTGCTGACAGAAGCTTTGCTTTCCACGGTAAGTTACTTTCCGGCACCGAAGAACAGGCGCCGCGTTGGAAACAAGCGGTTGATGCGTCTGACCAAGTGCTGGGCATGATGGTGGGTAAAGCCTATGTGAAGCGCTACTTCAAACCTGAAGCCAAAGCGCGTATGGAGCAACTGGTACAAAACATCCTGGATGCTTATGCCGACTCCATTAAGCACCTGGACTGGATGAGCGAAAAAACCAAGCAAGCCGCCTTGGTTAAGTTGTCTAAGTTCACCCCCAAAATCGGCTACCCGGATAAGTGGAAATCCTACGATGGCCTGACCATCAAAGCGGACGAGTTGGTTGGCAACTATCGCCGCTACGCCGCCTTTGAATACAAAGACATGCTCGACAAGCTAGACAAACCGGTTGACCGCAGCGAGTGGGGCATGACGCCACAAACCGTCAATGCTTACTACAACCCGGTTGCCAATGAAATTGTCTTCCCTGCTGCCATTTTGCAGCCGCCGTTCTTTAATCCTAAAGCCGATGATGCGGTGAACTACGGCGGCATTGGCGCTGTTATCGGCCACGAAATCGGCCACGGCTTTGATGACTCCGGCGCCAACTTCGACGGCGATGGCAACCTGCATAACTGGTGGACCAAGGAAGACTTGAAGAAGTTTAAGGCGCGCACTCAGCAGTTGGCGGCGCAGTATTCCAGTTACTATCCGTTCCCCGATGCCCATGTAAACGGCAACTTCACCTTGGGTGAAAACATCGGTGACTTGGGCGGCCTGACCATGGCTTATAAGGCGTATCACATGAGTCTTAACGGCAAAACTGCGCCGGTTATGGACGGCTTTACCGGTGACCAACGCTTCTTTATTGGTTGGGCCCAGGTGTGGCGCCGTAACTACCGTGAAGCGGAATTGCGTAAGCGTCTGAATACCGACCCGCACAGCCCTAGCCAATACCGTGCTAACGGCACCGTTGAAAACGTACCGGCCTTCTACAAAGCCTTTGACGTCAAAGAAGGCGACAAGATGTATGTAGCGCCGGATAAACGCGTGAAGATCTGGTAA
- a CDS encoding EAL domain-containing protein, whose product MWRWLIGAVLVGLFATTATAATNDILIRQWTAQEGLPNDWVNALLENKDGSIWVGTSDGLFRLTQSKALAVTFPEGVDLAVNTLQRYGDGFFVGTSNALMQWSPGQGLKVLASTLHTSQLTPGGVQESTELKGTLWLALGSGHLARLADGNVQIDSRLTTLDKWRALANDGQHLYLLSVHQLIAFDPATGEQSRYAIDGSRFGTPKSLYVDRQGQLWLTSDKGLFRVSYQQQKWQFTPFLNGRFIRDIAEDSAGGYYLTGRYGVQYWSPKSGQFLDYHQLIDDQTEVEGLSHIMVDSNGLVWAATLGEGVLAIIPKATTPVVAYSRQTKPALASDIVWGITRYQDATWLATDAGLEWLQDGQHQLFKPSDPAFNNGFYAVAPYRGQLAACGINGLYLFDIKSQHFTKPLAATSWDSRTCLGLYADGNNLFIGESDGLVRFNGKEVQGWRQNSESRALDSIKVFAKQGQRLWAAGAAGLLYLDNDQWHSLSNMPGYRVNAIEPMPDGSLLVGFSKEGVWRLDWQQDKPQWRSLSQAWDLPNRSVYFLAQKNQRLYIGMQDLVVRVKLDQSPVKVDSYFEEDGLPDDELNEGAGVIDAQGNLWVGTASGVAAFKRDSLKHRLQSEDNGVVYVEATTPKGTKRFWDTTHHSIKLPADLSLLSIQLGSQNYASKRLPHFRYKMSEQSQLVDLYSESPIVFGNLGQGKHQFTIWYLEQGRWREHPELLRFDVALPWYRSYFFFAGVGLLVLLLAAMFGYQRRRQRQQLQQAYDRVAESEHQLRLAMFGANVNTWTWQVENNLFTVSLSDGEQSSVARQHNIPMAKLPIHPEELERVGAVWQAHLAGNYPRYDVEHRILIGDQWRWIHAVGRIVDSDIKGNAKRVSGIFQDITERKQLEGEINLYARAFENTAEGVLILSRDKCVLSVNPAVERISGFDRQYLQDKPLDVLLPPEFLDTELWRDVAEQGAWTGECSLRRRDGSLCALWLNISQMDDSLSSGGHFVVVFSDMTERKAAEFELRRLANYDVLTGLPNRGMFIKRLSQAIENAQSTDRSLALLFMDLDRFKTVNDTYGHRVGDGLLVEAASRLQGVVGDKDTVARLGGDEFVVIIQNISGPTEIVPVCEALLEALATPFDVYGRQFYLSTSIGVSLYPDDGNLPEALLRNADMAMYHAKEEGRNNMQFYSHERNVEAMRLIQLESDLRLGLERDEFFVVYQPQVDVLEGELVMAVEALVRWQHPKDGLVNPDTFIKVAENCGLIAALDEQVLRKSLHGIQEINAQLRKPLTLNANISAAHFRQHNFVAQVQQLLEESGLNPGLLCLEITESTLMREVGTAREHLAALRKLGVSIAVDDFGTGYSSLAYLKQFAVNELKVDKSFVHDLTRSEADAAIVRSVVDLARNLSLKVVAEGVETEEQLDLCLALGCYRVQGYYYARPMKQPDLQQWLLDWNSRPKD is encoded by the coding sequence ATGTGGCGATGGCTGATCGGGGCAGTGCTGGTTGGGCTTTTTGCTACCACAGCGACTGCTGCGACCAACGATATTCTGATACGCCAGTGGACGGCCCAGGAAGGTTTACCAAACGACTGGGTTAATGCGCTGCTGGAGAACAAAGACGGCAGTATCTGGGTGGGTACCTCAGATGGCCTCTTTCGCCTGACGCAAAGTAAAGCCCTTGCTGTCACCTTTCCCGAAGGTGTAGACCTTGCTGTTAACACGCTACAACGATATGGCGATGGCTTTTTTGTTGGTACCAGCAATGCACTGATGCAGTGGTCACCCGGCCAAGGTTTAAAGGTTCTTGCTTCAACACTGCATACTTCACAGCTAACGCCTGGTGGTGTTCAGGAAAGTACAGAGCTTAAAGGTACCTTGTGGTTAGCTCTGGGGTCAGGGCATCTTGCCCGCTTGGCCGATGGTAATGTGCAGATTGATTCGCGACTGACCACTCTTGATAAGTGGCGTGCCTTGGCCAACGACGGTCAGCATCTTTATCTATTATCGGTGCATCAACTTATTGCCTTTGATCCGGCCACCGGTGAGCAAAGCCGATATGCCATTGACGGCAGCCGTTTTGGCACCCCCAAAAGCCTCTATGTTGATCGCCAAGGTCAGCTATGGTTGACCTCAGATAAGGGCTTATTCAGGGTTAGCTACCAACAACAAAAGTGGCAGTTCACGCCTTTTCTCAATGGCCGTTTTATTAGAGACATTGCCGAAGACAGCGCCGGTGGCTACTACCTCACTGGCCGCTATGGTGTGCAATATTGGTCACCGAAAAGTGGCCAGTTTCTGGATTATCACCAACTGATAGACGACCAGACCGAAGTGGAAGGACTGAGCCACATCATGGTGGACAGTAATGGCTTGGTATGGGCAGCAACCTTGGGTGAGGGCGTACTGGCTATTATTCCGAAAGCCACAACGCCGGTTGTGGCTTACAGCCGCCAAACCAAACCTGCTTTAGCTTCCGATATCGTTTGGGGTATTACGCGTTATCAAGACGCTACCTGGCTAGCAACCGATGCTGGCCTAGAGTGGCTGCAAGATGGCCAACACCAATTATTCAAGCCCAGCGACCCTGCTTTTAATAACGGTTTTTATGCCGTGGCGCCTTATCGTGGCCAGTTGGCCGCTTGCGGTATAAATGGCCTCTATCTTTTCGATATCAAAAGTCAGCACTTTACCAAGCCTTTAGCTGCTACCTCATGGGATAGCCGCACTTGCCTTGGGCTTTACGCCGATGGCAATAACCTGTTTATCGGTGAATCAGACGGCTTAGTCCGCTTCAACGGCAAAGAAGTGCAAGGGTGGCGTCAAAATAGCGAAAGCCGGGCTTTAGATTCTATTAAAGTGTTTGCCAAGCAAGGACAGCGACTCTGGGCTGCTGGTGCGGCGGGCTTGTTGTATCTCGACAATGACCAGTGGCATTCACTATCCAATATGCCGGGTTATCGCGTTAACGCTATTGAGCCGATGCCCGATGGCAGCTTACTGGTGGGATTTAGCAAAGAGGGCGTTTGGCGCCTGGACTGGCAGCAAGATAAGCCGCAGTGGCGCTCGTTAAGTCAGGCATGGGATCTGCCTAACCGGTCTGTTTATTTTCTGGCACAAAAAAATCAGCGCCTTTATATCGGCATGCAAGATTTAGTGGTGCGAGTAAAACTTGACCAGTCACCGGTTAAAGTGGACAGCTACTTTGAAGAAGATGGCCTGCCAGACGATGAGCTTAATGAAGGGGCCGGCGTTATTGATGCTCAAGGCAACCTTTGGGTAGGTACAGCGTCGGGGGTCGCGGCTTTTAAAAGAGACAGCCTCAAGCACCGTTTACAAAGTGAAGACAATGGCGTGGTGTACGTTGAGGCAACTACCCCAAAAGGCACTAAACGGTTTTGGGATACCACGCATCACAGCATTAAACTTCCAGCTGATTTGAGTTTGCTGTCGATTCAGCTTGGCTCACAAAATTACGCCTCCAAACGCCTGCCGCACTTTCGATACAAAATGTCTGAACAAAGCCAGCTGGTTGATTTGTATTCAGAGTCGCCCATCGTTTTTGGCAACCTTGGTCAAGGCAAGCATCAGTTTACGATTTGGTATCTTGAGCAGGGGCGTTGGCGTGAACACCCTGAATTGTTGCGGTTTGATGTAGCCCTGCCATGGTATCGCAGCTACTTCTTTTTTGCCGGTGTTGGGCTTTTGGTACTACTGCTGGCCGCAATGTTTGGCTATCAGCGTCGGCGCCAAAGGCAACAGTTGCAACAAGCCTACGACCGCGTTGCCGAGTCGGAACACCAACTGCGTTTGGCTATGTTTGGCGCTAACGTCAACACTTGGACTTGGCAGGTCGAAAACAATCTTTTTACCGTTTCGCTTTCTGATGGTGAGCAAAGTAGCGTTGCCCGCCAGCACAATATTCCGATGGCCAAATTGCCTATTCACCCTGAGGAGTTAGAACGGGTGGGCGCTGTATGGCAGGCGCATTTGGCAGGCAATTACCCCCGCTATGACGTAGAGCATCGTATTTTAATTGGCGATCAGTGGCGGTGGATCCACGCTGTTGGCCGTATCGTTGATAGCGACATCAAGGGCAATGCCAAGCGAGTTTCTGGCATCTTTCAAGACATCACCGAGCGTAAGCAGCTGGAAGGTGAGATTAACCTTTACGCCAGAGCCTTTGAAAATACCGCCGAAGGGGTGCTGATTTTAAGTCGCGACAAATGTGTGCTTTCGGTTAACCCCGCTGTCGAGCGCATATCGGGGTTCGATCGCCAATATTTACAAGACAAGCCGTTAGACGTTTTACTGCCACCGGAGTTTTTAGATACCGAACTTTGGCGCGATGTTGCCGAGCAAGGGGCCTGGACCGGCGAGTGTAGTCTGCGCCGCCGTGATGGCAGCCTCTGTGCGTTGTGGCTCAATATCTCGCAAATGGACGACAGCCTGTCATCGGGTGGCCATTTCGTGGTGGTTTTCTCTGATATGACCGAACGCAAGGCGGCCGAGTTTGAGTTACGGCGTCTTGCTAATTATGACGTGCTGACCGGCCTGCCTAACCGCGGCATGTTTATCAAGCGCCTTTCTCAAGCCATTGAAAATGCTCAAAGCACTGACCGTTCGCTGGCACTGCTGTTTATGGATCTAGACCGCTTTAAAACCGTTAACGATACCTACGGTCACCGGGTGGGGGATGGGCTGCTGGTGGAAGCGGCCAGCCGCCTGCAAGGCGTGGTGGGCGATAAAGACACTGTCGCCCGCTTAGGTGGCGATGAGTTTGTGGTTATCATCCAAAACATCAGTGGGCCCACCGAGATTGTGCCGGTTTGTGAGGCGCTATTAGAAGCCCTTGCCACGCCCTTTGATGTGTATGGCCGGCAATTTTATCTCTCTACCTCCATTGGTGTCAGTCTTTACCCTGATGATGGCAACCTGCCTGAAGCGCTGCTGCGTAACGCCGATATGGCGATGTATCACGCCAAGGAAGAAGGCCGCAACAACATGCAGTTCTATAGCCATGAACGCAATGTTGAAGCAATGCGCCTTATTCAGCTCGAATCAGACCTGCGGCTTGGTTTAGAAAGAGATGAATTCTTTGTGGTGTACCAGCCACAAGTGGATGTGCTGGAAGGGGAACTGGTGATGGCTGTTGAGGCGCTGGTGCGTTGGCAGCACCCGAAAGATGGCCTGGTCAATCCCGATACCTTTATTAAAGTGGCTGAAAATTGTGGCCTTATTGCGGCATTGGACGAACAGGTGCTGAGAAAGTCGTTGCACGGTATTCAAGAGATCAATGCCCAGCTTAGAAAGCCCCTTACCCTGAATGCCAATATCTCGGCCGCCCATTTCCGGCAGCATAATTTTGTGGCACAGGTGCAGCAATTGTTGGAAGAAAGTGGCCTCAACCCTGGCCTGTTGTGCCTTGAGATAACCGAGTCAACGTTAATGCGCGAAGTGGGCACGGCTCGCGAACATTTGGCAGCGCTGCGTAAACTGGGCGTATCCATCGCTGTCGATGACTTTGGCACTGGCTACTCTTCTTTGGCTTACCTTAAGCAGTTCGCTGTTAACGAGCTTAAGGTCGATAAATCCTTCGTACACGATTTAACCCGTAGCGAAGCGGATGCTGCTATTGTGCGGTCTGTGGTCGATCTTGCCCGTAACCTCAGTTTAAAAGTGGTGGCCGAAGGCGTGGAAACCGAAGAGCAACTGGATTTATGTTTAGCCTTAGGCTGTTACCGAGTGCAAGGCTATTACTACGCCCGGCCAATGAAACAGCCTGACTTGCAGCAGTGGCTGTTGGACTGGAATAGTAGGCCGAAAGACTGA
- a CDS encoding VirK/YbjX family protein: MQFAPYFPSRRHMAAKIYPGDSLHAVKKRLLFLGRSLLHGSAYRYTLALFSPPSLQPVLRRHARAVEKTFKPYLIAGLTPTERYTLLARHYWLLTQHWDQKALSVFLRHGVDLARFEGPKGEDVFIRLAYMPQFQREGEITLVLEADGQRFYSITFSLTQNPQGQKGLLVGCMQGPGRQSVLDEDYIRQFTHHFFGMRPKALMVELLGVVARHWQCGFIKAVSNQGHIFASQRYKRKNKLKTDYNGLWHECGGHAVDELTWLLPLALPRKEMSDIASKKRSQYRKRYQWLDETALCCQRSLTQFQNTLP, encoded by the coding sequence ATGCAGTTCGCGCCTTATTTCCCTAGCCGTCGGCATATGGCGGCCAAGATTTACCCCGGTGACAGCTTACACGCTGTCAAAAAACGCCTGCTGTTTCTGGGGCGAAGCCTGCTTCACGGCAGTGCTTATCGTTACACCCTGGCGCTGTTTAGTCCCCCCAGCTTGCAGCCAGTATTGCGCCGGCACGCAAGAGCGGTTGAGAAGACCTTTAAACCCTATTTGATAGCGGGGCTGACGCCAACGGAGCGTTATACCCTGCTCGCCCGTCATTATTGGCTGTTAACGCAGCATTGGGATCAAAAAGCCTTATCCGTTTTTTTGCGTCACGGTGTCGACTTGGCTCGATTTGAAGGGCCTAAAGGCGAGGATGTTTTTATTCGGCTGGCATACATGCCGCAGTTCCAGCGAGAAGGGGAAATAACCTTAGTTTTAGAGGCCGATGGCCAGCGCTTTTATTCCATTACCTTTTCGCTGACTCAAAACCCGCAGGGGCAAAAGGGGCTGCTTGTTGGTTGCATGCAAGGGCCAGGGCGGCAAAGCGTATTGGATGAAGATTATATTCGCCAGTTTACCCACCATTTTTTTGGCATGCGTCCCAAGGCCTTGATGGTTGAGCTATTAGGTGTTGTTGCCCGCCATTGGCAATGTGGCTTTATTAAAGCGGTTTCAAACCAGGGGCATATTTTTGCCAGCCAGCGCTATAAGCGGAAAAACAAACTAAAAACGGACTATAACGGCCTCTGGCATGAGTGCGGAGGGCACGCTGTTGACGAGTTAACGTGGTTATTACCCCTGGCACTGCCGCGTAAAGAAATGAGCGATATTGCCAGCAAAAAGCGCAGTCAATATCGAAAACGCTACCAGTGGTTGGATGAAACCGCGCTTTGTTGCCAGCGCAGCTTAACGCAGTTTCAAAATACATTACCGTAG
- the purE gene encoding 5-(carboxyamino)imidazole ribonucleotide mutase yields MPARNRFPWLETAGDPMKVAIVMGSRSDWETMKGASDMLDRLGVPHHVEVVSAHRTPEKLVDFAKSAKDKGFEVIIGGAGGAAHLPGMIASMTPLPVLGVPVQSKALKGLDSLLSIVQMPKGVAVGTLAIGAAGAANAGLLAAQIVALHDAKVAAHLDDFRKEQTDAVLANPDPRKPA; encoded by the coding sequence ATGCCGGCCCGCAACCGTTTTCCATGGCTAGAAACTGCTGGAGATCCTATGAAAGTCGCTATCGTGATGGGCTCGCGCTCAGACTGGGAAACCATGAAAGGTGCCTCAGATATGCTGGACCGTTTGGGTGTGCCTCACCATGTTGAAGTGGTATCTGCCCACCGTACCCCGGAAAAACTGGTGGATTTCGCGAAGAGCGCCAAAGATAAGGGTTTCGAGGTGATCATTGGCGGCGCCGGTGGTGCAGCCCACCTCCCCGGCATGATTGCTTCCATGACACCGCTACCGGTATTAGGCGTGCCAGTGCAAAGCAAGGCGTTAAAGGGCTTAGATAGCCTGCTGTCTATTGTGCAAATGCCAAAAGGCGTTGCCGTTGGCACCCTTGCTATTGGCGCCGCAGGAGCAGCTAACGCCGGGCTTTTAGCCGCGCAAATTGTTGCCCTTCATGACGCCAAGGTCGCCGCTCACCTCGATGATTTTCGTAAAGAACAAACCGATGCAGTGCTGGCCAATCCCGATCCGAGGAAACCGGCATGA